A single genomic interval of Terriglobus albidus harbors:
- a CDS encoding B12-binding domain-containing radical SAM protein encodes MLNVLPASAIRPAPAHGSPRPSPGRNKVVLFYPPYDGPPLGAPLCLLALAGVLRDAGFRVSIIDACIHKDYLQRIVAESADAVCVGISVLTGPMIRGAIAAAKALKASRPELPVVFGGWHPSLEPAQTVREPYIDVVVRGQGELTMLELAQAFSQGNSVGPIAGIHWKQDGEIIENPERTVAPIGTFAPPAYDLADFDAYEPLNGHRKLAYATSVGCPYACNYCTDMVVYRRRFNAYDADRVVGELVDLVRMYRIDEVALLDSNFPVDVKRALAIARGIVNSGVRFQWTFQASTDFLCRMTQDEVQLLADSGVKVMGFGTESTSQRVLKLMNKRHQRVDEMYETARKAHVSGIKINFNLIFGYPGETEEDRVLTFQTMSDIVERYNNVQFSPNLFTPYPGIPIWPQLRELGVQEPQTLEEWIKLPLSVNALPWLRGEELERLKRMTEYFLLNGQVHRRHEKEPLKTAVLRQLFKHTVSWRVRSSHYGFPWELWASRLSGPLASRRSLVTGQELPDQAAAC; translated from the coding sequence ATGCTGAACGTGCTGCCAGCCAGCGCCATCCGGCCGGCTCCGGCGCACGGTTCACCACGGCCATCGCCCGGCCGAAACAAGGTGGTGTTGTTCTATCCGCCCTATGACGGTCCGCCGCTCGGGGCCCCGCTCTGCCTTCTGGCGCTCGCCGGAGTTCTGCGTGACGCGGGCTTCAGGGTCAGCATCATCGACGCCTGCATTCACAAGGACTACCTGCAGCGCATCGTGGCGGAGAGCGCCGACGCCGTCTGCGTTGGGATCTCTGTTCTGACCGGACCAATGATCCGTGGGGCTATCGCAGCAGCAAAGGCGCTGAAGGCATCTCGCCCCGAGCTTCCGGTGGTCTTTGGCGGGTGGCATCCCTCACTGGAGCCGGCACAGACGGTTCGCGAACCCTACATCGATGTAGTGGTGCGCGGACAGGGAGAGCTGACCATGCTGGAGCTCGCCCAAGCTTTCTCCCAAGGCAATTCGGTTGGCCCCATCGCTGGCATCCACTGGAAGCAAGACGGCGAGATCATCGAGAATCCCGAGCGCACCGTCGCTCCCATCGGCACCTTCGCGCCCCCCGCCTACGACCTGGCGGACTTCGACGCCTATGAGCCGCTCAATGGACATCGCAAGCTGGCCTACGCCACCAGCGTGGGATGTCCTTACGCATGCAACTACTGCACTGACATGGTGGTGTACCGGCGACGCTTCAACGCCTACGATGCGGACCGGGTGGTGGGCGAACTCGTCGATCTGGTTCGCATGTACCGGATCGACGAGGTCGCTCTGCTCGACTCGAACTTTCCCGTGGACGTAAAACGAGCTCTCGCGATCGCACGCGGGATCGTCAACTCCGGAGTTCGCTTCCAGTGGACCTTCCAGGCTTCAACCGATTTCCTCTGCCGAATGACCCAGGACGAAGTACAACTTCTTGCCGACAGCGGCGTAAAGGTGATGGGCTTCGGTACTGAGTCAACCTCGCAGCGCGTGCTGAAGCTGATGAACAAGCGCCACCAGCGCGTGGACGAGATGTACGAGACGGCACGCAAAGCACACGTCTCCGGCATCAAGATCAACTTCAACCTCATCTTCGGATATCCCGGGGAAACCGAAGAAGACAGGGTACTTACTTTCCAGACAATGAGCGACATCGTGGAACGGTATAACAACGTCCAGTTTTCCCCAAATCTGTTTACTCCCTACCCCGGCATTCCCATCTGGCCACAGCTTCGCGAGCTAGGAGTGCAAGAACCTCAGACGCTGGAGGAGTGGATCAAGCTGCCGCTCAGCGTCAATGCCCTGCCATGGCTACGGGGAGAGGAGCTGGAACGCCTGAAACGGATGACGGAGTACTTCCTGCTGAACGGCCAGGTTCACCGCCGGCACGAAAAGGAGCCTCTGAAGACAGCTGTTCTTCGCCAGTTGTTCAAACACACCGTAAGCTGGCGTGTCCGCTCCAGCCACTACGGCTTTCCCTGGGAGCTCTGGGCCTCCAGACTTTCTGGACCACTTGCATCCCGCAGATCGTTGGTGACCGGTCAGGAACTTCCTGACCAGGCAGCCGCGTGTTAG
- a CDS encoding B12-binding domain-containing radical SAM protein, translating into MARSRKIVFFFPSFASTEATAPLGILAVSTPLERAGYQICLVDSTITPDFQKRVLEEVKDALCLAVSLVTGPMIRETVAIARAVKEWKPDFPIVLGGWHPSLLPQQTLEAACVDYVVRGQGEDAMLELVQHLSSGSAPDLIAGIGFKRDGRIIFTPERPLRPLVEMPPKAYHLADFDAYERSCGRRWAMYTSSLACPFNCAYCTNGGVYGRKWNALPPEQFVEETVDLSRRYELEMLWVVDDNFLVDLDRARGIAEGLVRENSHYTWSIQATTNLVARLSLEDMRLLRRAGLRQVCQGVDSGSPTILKAMNKDFQDFESIYESAARCLEAGIRPSFNIIFAFPGEGPKERRETVEFMLDVCRKFPGAEFWTNIFTPYPGSPIFKRTAEIGIEPPTTLEGWADFFPRYTELPWLKGEDHKRLQDTREYLRLAFNRIPIAADTRPPIIRLAQKAISFPARWRLDHDAYRFPVDIWLNNKLKKRIPKGKPAVDAKRLARTPAEAAAC; encoded by the coding sequence CTGGCACGCTCACGCAAAATCGTCTTCTTCTTCCCGTCGTTCGCCAGTACGGAAGCGACGGCGCCGTTAGGTATTCTTGCCGTTTCGACACCGCTGGAACGAGCCGGCTATCAGATATGTCTGGTCGATTCGACCATCACGCCGGACTTCCAGAAACGGGTTCTCGAAGAGGTAAAGGACGCCCTCTGCCTGGCTGTTTCCCTCGTCACCGGACCGATGATCCGGGAGACAGTTGCGATTGCCAGGGCTGTGAAAGAGTGGAAGCCTGACTTCCCCATCGTCCTGGGCGGATGGCATCCGTCACTGCTGCCGCAGCAAACGCTCGAGGCTGCGTGCGTGGACTACGTCGTCCGTGGGCAGGGCGAGGACGCGATGCTTGAGCTCGTGCAGCACCTCAGCAGCGGATCGGCTCCCGACCTCATCGCAGGCATTGGGTTCAAGCGCGACGGCCGCATCATCTTTACGCCGGAGAGGCCGCTGCGCCCCCTCGTAGAGATGCCGCCGAAGGCCTATCACCTGGCCGACTTCGATGCCTACGAACGCTCCTGTGGCCGGAGATGGGCAATGTACACCTCCAGCCTTGCCTGCCCCTTCAACTGCGCCTACTGCACCAATGGCGGCGTCTACGGAAGGAAATGGAATGCCCTCCCCCCTGAACAGTTTGTCGAGGAGACCGTCGATCTAAGCCGGCGCTATGAGCTGGAGATGCTTTGGGTAGTCGACGACAACTTCCTCGTCGATCTTGACCGGGCACGGGGAATCGCCGAGGGCCTGGTTCGCGAGAACTCGCACTACACCTGGAGCATCCAGGCAACGACGAATCTTGTGGCAAGGCTGTCGTTGGAAGATATGCGTTTGCTGCGCCGGGCTGGATTGAGGCAGGTATGCCAGGGTGTCGATTCAGGATCGCCGACGATCCTGAAGGCGATGAATAAAGACTTCCAGGACTTCGAATCCATCTACGAGAGCGCAGCGCGTTGCCTGGAGGCCGGCATTCGCCCCTCCTTCAATATCATCTTCGCCTTCCCCGGCGAAGGACCAAAGGAGCGACGCGAGACCGTCGAGTTCATGCTCGATGTCTGCCGCAAGTTTCCAGGCGCAGAGTTCTGGACGAACATTTTTACGCCTTACCCAGGCTCGCCGATCTTCAAGCGCACCGCTGAGATTGGCATTGAGCCGCCGACCACGCTGGAAGGCTGGGCGGACTTCTTCCCCCGTTACACTGAACTTCCCTGGCTGAAGGGTGAGGACCATAAGCGGCTTCAAGATACCCGTGAGTACCTGCGACTGGCCTTCAATCGCATCCCCATCGCCGCCGACACACGTCCGCCGATCATCCGGCTCGCCCAGAAGGCCATCTCCTTCCCAGCCCGCTGGCGTTTGGATCACGATGCGTATCGCTTCCCGGTCGACATCTGGCTGAACAACAAGCTGAAGAAGCGGATTCCCAAAGGAAAACCGGCTGTGGATGCCAAGCGGCTTGCGCGCACCCCAGCGGAGGCAGCGGCATGCTGA
- a CDS encoding beta-galactosidase, translated as MIASKRFLYVIGKIALLVLIGLHVSRAIAQLPDTILFGVAYYDEYTPVDRVEEDARMMKAAGITVVRIAESTWGTLEPQPGVFDFSHIDRMLAAMQRNGIKVIVGTPTYAIPTWLARQHPEILVVRREGQARYGPRQNMDITNPEFRRAAEQVIVALVDHVKDNPAVIGYQVDNETKAYGNTGANVQAAFVKEMQHKFPSLDGLNHAFGLDYWSNRINRWEDFPSVDASINASLSNAFSEFQRGLVTEYLAWQAGLVRAHYRPGQFITQNFDLSWQGYSYGVQPEVNHWEAAKALDVAGIDIYYPSQDKLTGAGIAFGGDVARSMKNGKNFLLMETEAQGFPNWTPYPGQLRLQAFSHIASGANMVEYWHWATTANGIETYWRGVLTQDYQPNPTYDEAKTIGADLQRLGSKLVNMKKHNQVAMYVSNTALDGFDAFRINTDGGIGYNQVLRSLYDALYRMNVEVDLISPSSTVSLSDYKLILVPALYSASDAEIAKLNAYAKAGGHLVYTFKSGFSDENTKVRYAAQPGGISEAAGVKYSEFAIPEGVTLDGDPFGVGEQDNKVRWWMEFLNPTTATVLARYKHSSWPAYAAVTRNSYGKGEVTYLGFMPTDAMAEKILGDAVKRAGVGALPDVRFPLIVRSGTLQNGHPVHYFLNYSKDKQQLSYSYEKGSELLLGKQINRGQMLDLAPWGVAIVEESGQ; from the coding sequence ATGATCGCAAGTAAACGTTTTCTTTATGTGATTGGCAAGATCGCTCTTTTGGTATTGATTGGCTTGCATGTCTCCAGGGCAATAGCGCAGCTGCCCGACACGATCCTCTTTGGCGTTGCCTATTACGACGAATACACCCCGGTTGACCGCGTCGAAGAAGATGCGCGGATGATGAAAGCGGCCGGCATTACGGTCGTCCGTATCGCCGAGTCCACCTGGGGGACGCTCGAGCCTCAGCCCGGCGTATTTGACTTTTCGCACATCGATCGCATGCTTGCCGCCATGCAACGAAACGGAATCAAGGTCATCGTCGGAACGCCGACCTACGCGATTCCGACGTGGCTGGCTCGCCAGCACCCGGAGATCCTGGTCGTCCGTCGTGAGGGGCAGGCCCGTTATGGCCCTCGTCAGAATATGGACATCACCAATCCCGAATTCCGGCGTGCGGCCGAGCAGGTGATTGTCGCTCTCGTGGACCACGTCAAGGACAACCCGGCCGTTATCGGATACCAGGTCGACAACGAGACGAAGGCGTACGGCAATACCGGAGCGAATGTGCAGGCAGCGTTCGTCAAGGAGATGCAGCACAAGTTCCCAAGTCTGGACGGGCTCAACCATGCCTTCGGTCTCGATTACTGGAGCAACCGGATCAATCGCTGGGAGGACTTTCCGTCGGTGGATGCCTCCATCAACGCCAGCCTCTCGAATGCCTTCTCAGAATTTCAGCGGGGTCTGGTGACCGAGTATCTCGCCTGGCAGGCCGGGTTGGTTCGCGCACACTATCGGCCTGGTCAGTTCATCACCCAGAACTTCGATCTAAGCTGGCAGGGCTATTCCTATGGAGTCCAGCCCGAAGTAAACCATTGGGAGGCGGCCAAGGCGCTGGATGTTGCCGGGATCGACATCTACTACCCAAGCCAGGACAAGCTCACCGGCGCGGGGATCGCCTTTGGTGGCGACGTCGCTCGCTCCATGAAGAATGGGAAGAACTTCCTTCTGATGGAGACTGAGGCGCAGGGGTTTCCGAATTGGACACCGTATCCCGGCCAGCTTCGCCTGCAGGCTTTCAGCCACATCGCCTCCGGCGCCAACATGGTGGAGTACTGGCACTGGGCCACAACCGCCAATGGGATCGAAACCTATTGGAGAGGAGTGCTCACACAGGACTACCAGCCCAACCCGACCTACGACGAAGCAAAGACTATCGGTGCCGATCTGCAGCGGCTAGGAAGCAAGCTCGTCAATATGAAGAAACACAATCAGGTTGCGATGTATGTGAGTAACACAGCGCTCGATGGCTTCGACGCATTTCGCATCAATACGGACGGCGGCATCGGCTACAACCAGGTGCTCCGCTCGCTCTATGATGCCCTCTACCGGATGAACGTAGAGGTGGATCTCATCTCTCCATCGTCGACGGTTTCGTTGAGCGACTACAAGTTGATCCTTGTACCTGCGCTGTACTCAGCCAGTGATGCGGAGATCGCGAAGTTGAATGCCTACGCCAAAGCCGGAGGCCACCTCGTCTACACCTTCAAGAGCGGCTTCTCCGACGAGAACACGAAGGTGCGCTATGCTGCACAACCCGGCGGCATCTCCGAAGCTGCGGGCGTGAAGTACAGCGAGTTCGCGATTCCGGAGGGTGTCACACTGGATGGTGATCCCTTCGGTGTGGGCGAGCAGGACAACAAGGTCCGCTGGTGGATGGAGTTCCTGAATCCTACGACCGCAACAGTGCTGGCGCGCTACAAGCATTCTTCGTGGCCGGCGTATGCAGCAGTGACACGGAACAGCTACGGCAAGGGGGAAGTCACCTATCTGGGCTTTATGCCGACGGATGCGATGGCGGAAAAGATCCTGGGAGATGCTGTGAAGCGAGCCGGTGTCGGGGCGCTACCTGACGTCCGCTTTCCCTTGATCGTCCGTAGCGGAACGCTACAGAACGGACATCCTGTTCATTACTTCCTGAACTACTCGAAGGATAAGCAACAGCTGAGTTATTCCTATGAAAAGGGAAGTGAGCTTCTCTTAGGAAAGCAGATCAATCGCGGACAGATGTTGGACCTGGCTCCGTGGGGAGTAGCGATTGTGGAGGAGAGCGGGCAATAA
- a CDS encoding TIGR03435 family protein, with protein sequence MLKRLLPFSLLLLTAVGWAQFSAQGAIHLDVVSIKENRSGVEPGYLSIPPGGNKIVATNSPMFRVIGFAFNRQRNDLIEGLPGWARDLRWDIEVTIAEESVAAFRQMSFEQQKEVLQQVLKERCELIAHTGKKEVPVYALVVSKSGTKIKEVSPTRTDATQRGWDMTQSAGRVDGRAVPMEALIYALSKVGLERQIIDRTGLAGRYDISLVWTPDDKVLSTPDAGENALSSRTSIFTALQDELGLKMEATKADVDAVIVTRINKPSAN encoded by the coding sequence ATGCTGAAGAGATTACTCCCCTTCTCTCTTCTTCTCCTGACGGCGGTAGGATGGGCACAGTTCTCTGCCCAGGGAGCTATTCATCTCGACGTAGTTTCCATTAAAGAAAATCGGTCTGGCGTAGAACCGGGCTATCTTAGCATCCCGCCTGGCGGCAACAAGATCGTCGCCACGAATTCTCCGATGTTTCGAGTCATCGGTTTTGCATTCAATAGACAGCGGAATGATCTCATCGAAGGTTTGCCTGGCTGGGCTCGAGATCTGCGATGGGATATCGAAGTGACGATCGCGGAAGAGAGTGTGGCCGCCTTCAGACAGATGTCCTTCGAGCAGCAAAAGGAAGTACTGCAGCAGGTATTGAAAGAGCGGTGCGAATTGATCGCGCATACCGGGAAAAAAGAAGTTCCGGTTTACGCTCTCGTCGTTTCCAAATCTGGAACAAAGATAAAAGAAGTTTCTCCCACTCGTACCGACGCTACGCAGCGAGGATGGGATATGACGCAGAGTGCGGGCAGGGTTGATGGCCGGGCCGTTCCAATGGAGGCTCTTATTTATGCGCTCAGTAAAGTTGGACTCGAACGGCAGATCATTGATCGAACAGGATTGGCGGGACGGTACGATATCTCGCTGGTGTGGACGCCCGATGACAAAGTATTGAGTACTCCTGACGCGGGAGAGAACGCCCTTTCTTCTAGAACGTCCATCTTTACGGCGCTACAGGATGAGCTCGGACTAAAGATGGAAGCCACCAAGGCAGATGTCGACGCCGTGATCGTTACGCGCATTAATAAGCCATCGGCAAACTGA
- a CDS encoding galactosylceramidase, producing the protein MNSMHRRLFVLTAVAGLLSGMYCAAQTTIHLDTTSSGKVFEGLGAVSAGASSRLLIDYPEPQRSEILDFLFKPKFGASLQHLKVEIGSDVNSTDGSEPSHMRSATDHDYSRGYEWWLMKEARKRNPAIVLDTLAWGTPGWVGHGKFFSKDMAEYVADFLKGAQKQGLNIEYTGAWNERRPDYEWVKLLRTVLDQHGLKTKIVCCDMTPNSGMYTVLDKVNSDPMLDKAVDVIGVHYPAEVPGIAPAAIQDTQRRVWSSEDQPNPGSGPFIARDWAHGGRILARRYNENYVKGRFTKTEIWSPITSYYDLLAAPNSGLMYANTPWSGNYDVQSTIWVTAHTTQFVEPGWKYMDTATGYLPDDSGTYVAMHAPLSGSKPVDWSVVLETTSANRVQHVTLQLGKGLSIGTAFVWQTNATKTFEQIAAIPVKDGRVTYDFEPGSIYTITTTTGQTRGTRHPPAAAAFPFPYSDDFEAVETGRTAKYLSDQDGAFEASACDGRTGRCLQQEITEKPTPWSPRPDPFTIAGDIKWSDYKVGIDVMLPKDGVATVLGRIDSADVFQDHKAMYPSAYVFKIEASGKWSLLSTRFKNAPMALAQGHVDIGQEWHRMELQFQGASITALLDGKQLSVVQDTAHSSGMAGFGSDWSKVQFDNLRIGK; encoded by the coding sequence ATGAATTCCATGCACCGCCGTCTTTTTGTCCTAACCGCTGTGGCCGGACTTCTATCCGGGATGTATTGCGCGGCACAGACGACGATCCACTTGGATACAACCAGCTCCGGTAAGGTGTTTGAAGGACTAGGTGCAGTGAGTGCTGGCGCCAGTTCCCGCCTGCTCATTGACTATCCAGAACCGCAGAGGTCAGAGATCCTGGACTTCCTGTTCAAGCCGAAGTTCGGGGCTTCGCTGCAGCATCTGAAAGTTGAAATAGGGTCGGACGTCAATTCCACGGATGGGTCCGAGCCAAGCCACATGCGATCAGCAACAGACCATGACTATTCTCGCGGGTATGAATGGTGGTTGATGAAGGAAGCGCGGAAGCGCAACCCGGCTATTGTGTTGGACACGCTCGCATGGGGGACTCCTGGCTGGGTGGGGCACGGCAAGTTTTTCAGTAAAGACATGGCGGAATACGTCGCCGATTTCCTGAAGGGTGCGCAGAAACAAGGTTTGAATATTGAATACACCGGGGCGTGGAATGAGCGTCGTCCTGACTATGAATGGGTAAAGTTGCTGCGCACGGTGCTTGACCAGCATGGCCTGAAGACGAAGATCGTTTGCTGTGACATGACGCCGAATTCTGGCATGTACACGGTACTGGATAAAGTGAACTCGGATCCGATGCTGGATAAAGCGGTCGACGTGATTGGTGTGCATTATCCTGCCGAGGTTCCAGGAATCGCACCGGCGGCGATTCAGGACACTCAACGCCGCGTCTGGTCCAGCGAAGATCAACCAAACCCTGGAAGCGGCCCCTTTATCGCGCGAGATTGGGCTCACGGAGGACGTATCCTGGCCCGGCGCTACAACGAGAATTACGTCAAGGGACGCTTTACCAAAACCGAGATCTGGAGCCCAATCACTTCGTACTACGATCTCCTCGCCGCGCCGAACTCCGGTCTGATGTATGCCAATACGCCGTGGTCAGGAAACTACGATGTGCAGTCCACGATCTGGGTAACGGCGCATACGACACAATTTGTTGAGCCGGGATGGAAGTACATGGACACTGCGACAGGTTATTTGCCAGACGATAGCGGCACCTATGTCGCTATGCACGCTCCTCTGTCGGGGAGCAAGCCCGTTGATTGGAGCGTCGTCCTGGAAACCACATCCGCGAATCGCGTGCAGCATGTCACCCTGCAATTGGGTAAGGGGCTGAGCATCGGAACCGCGTTTGTCTGGCAGACGAATGCAACAAAGACGTTTGAACAGATTGCTGCTATTCCTGTGAAAGATGGCCGAGTGACGTATGACTTTGAACCGGGTTCCATCTATACCATCACGACAACTACTGGCCAAACGCGCGGCACAAGGCATCCGCCCGCGGCCGCGGCATTTCCTTTCCCGTATTCCGACGATTTTGAAGCAGTGGAGACCGGTCGAACCGCGAAATATCTGAGCGATCAGGACGGCGCATTTGAAGCGTCTGCATGTGACGGACGCACCGGCCGATGCCTGCAACAGGAGATCACGGAAAAGCCAACTCCCTGGTCTCCGCGTCCGGATCCGTTCACCATCGCAGGTGACATCAAGTGGAGCGACTACAAAGTTGGCATCGATGTGATGCTGCCTAAGGATGGTGTCGCAACAGTACTGGGACGGATAGATTCCGCGGATGTCTTCCAGGACCACAAGGCTATGTACCCAAGCGCTTACGTCTTCAAGATTGAAGCGAGTGGAAAGTGGTCGCTGCTTTCAACGCGATTCAAGAACGCTCCGATGGCACTTGCTCAGGGCCATGTCGATATCGGACAAGAGTGGCACAGGATGGAGCTGCAGTTTCAGGGG